CTCGGCAACGCCGACCTGGAGTTCACTCGGTTCGGGGACGACCGCGGCATCGGCGCGCACGAGCCCGGCGGCCACCAGCGCTCCGGTGCCGGCGCGGCCACCGGTCTCTTCGTCGGCCACGAAGTGGAACGCGATGGTGGCCGGCGGTTCGACGCCGGCGTCCCGGCAGGCACGCATCCCTTCCAGCGCCGCGGCGATGCCGCCCTTCATGTCGCAGGCTCCGCGACCGTAGAGCAGGCCGTCGCGCACCTGCCCGCCGAACGGCGGCACGGACCAGTCCGCTTCGGACACCGGAACGACGTCCACGTGCCCGTTGACCAGCAGCGTGGGACCGGCGCCCGAACCGATGCGGGCGAGCACGGACGGGCGGCCCGGCTCGGGTTCGAAAGTCTCGACCTCCGCGCCCAGCTCCCGCAGCACGGCGCGCAACGGTTCGACGGCCGGCCGCTCACCGCCGGGCGGGTTCCTCGTGTCGCACCGGATCAGCTCCGCGGCCAGCTCGGTGACCCGGTCGGCGCACACCGCCCGGACAGCGTCCGCGGCGTTCATGCCGCCCCGCCGGTGTGCGCGGTGATGGCCGCGAGGGCTTCGCCGTCGAGAAACCCGAGCGGGGCCAGCCCTTCGGCGAACCGCAACAGCGCCGGCCGGAACGCCACGACGTCGGCGAACAGCTCGGCGGCCTCCCGGTGCCGTCCGGCGCGGGCGAGCAGCACCGCGCGCCAGAAGTCGGCCTCGCGGTTGTCCGGCCCGATGACCTCCGCCGCCGAGGCGAGCGCACGCAGGCGTTCGTCCAGTTCGTCCGGTCCGACGCCGTCGAACGGCCCGAGCGTCAGCCCGCGCGCGAACATCACGCCGCCGACGGTGTCGAACGCCCGCGACCGGGGCAGCAGCCGCGACAACTCGGCCAGCGGTTCGGGGTGATCATCGACGCGCAGGTCGACGACCACTTCCTGCCACGGTGCCGGACCGCGCCGACCCGACACCACCCGCAGGGCGGCCGACTGCGAACCACGCACGTCTCCCCCGGCCGCATCCGCGCCAAGGAGGCCGGCGAGGATGCGGTCGGCGAGGTCCCCGCCCGCGGACTCGAAGGCGGCCAGCGCGGCCTGGCACACCTCGGGGGCGGCCAGCATGTTCCCCTGCACCGAGACCTGGTGTCCGCGGGCGGAAGCGGCGTACGGTGCGCACGACCCGCCGGTGTGCACGCCCAGCGAGCCCCGCGCGTCGACCACGCCCACCTGGCGGTAGGCGGCGTCCGGGTCCTCGGCCAGCAGAAGGTCCACCGTGGTCGCCGCGGGCACCCCGGCCCGCAGCAACTCCAGGCCGCGGGGGCCGTAGCCGACGTTGACGAACGCCTGGGTGGCCACCGCGCCGACGCCCGCTTCGGCCCAGGGCAGCAACGTGCCGACGCCGAAGAAGTGGGTCTGGGCGCCGACACCGAGCTGACCGGTGGCCGGATCACGCGCGACGATCGAGTACGTCACGGCTGTCCCTCCCCGGCGGCGGTGTGCTGCCGGAGGAGGGCGGCCACCCGCTCGGTCTCTTCGAGCATCGGCAGGTGTCCCGTCCCGGCCAGTTCCCGCGCGCTGCCGCCGGTGACCGCGGCCAGTTCGCGTGACATCGCGGGCGGGCAGGTCGGATCCTCGGTGCCCGCCACGGCCAGCACGGGGATCCCGGTCGTGGCGACCCTGCCCGCCAGGTGCCGGATGTCGGCGCCGAAAGCACCGTGCAGGATCCCGGCGACCACCGCTTCGGGCCGCGCCCCGACCGCCTCCGCCATCACCTCCCTGATCCCGGCGGATTCCCGGTGTGCCCGGCCCACGATGTCCGGCACCAGATCGGCGAAGTACCCGGCGGTGCCCTTGGCGTCGAGTTCGCCCACCATCGCCTCGATGGCCTCGGACGGCACACCGGTGCCCAGCGTCGAGCCGAACGTCGTGACGCTGGCGACCCGGTGCGGGTGCAGCGCGGCCAGCGCCACGGAGATCGTGCCGCCGAGCGAACCGCCGGCGAGGTGCACCCGGTCCAGCCCGAGACTTTCGAGCACGGCCAGGACGTCCGGGACGTAGCCCTCCTCGACGGTGAACGGGCCGGCCTGCCCGGACTGCCCGTGCCCGCGCAGGTCCAGCGCCACGACCGGGCGGTCGAGGAGCGCGGCCACCCCGGTCCAGACCACGGCGGCGGAGTTGATGGGGTGGACGAGCAGCAGCGGGGTCCCGGGCCGGTTGCCGGTGCTGCGCAGCACCGACAACCGGCCCGACGGTCCCGCGACGTCCACGCGGTCCAGGCCCATCCTCACTCCGTCCCGTGCTTGGGCATCTGCGGGTCCTGGACGCTGACGTGCATGTGCCAGATCCGCCAGTCCGGGTTGCCCTTCCCGTCGTCGCGGCGGAAGAACTCGGTGGTGCGGAACGGGGTGGGCACCGCGTCCGTCTGCCCGGGGGCCACGACGTCGGCGGATCCTTCGGCGGTGAGCAGCGCGACGTCGCCGAAGATCTGGACGTCGGGGCCCACCGTGTCCTTGATCGCGGTGATGGTCAGCCCGATCTTCGCGGCGTTGACC
This is a stretch of genomic DNA from Amycolatopsis endophytica. It encodes these proteins:
- a CDS encoding DUF1028 domain-containing protein encodes the protein MTYSIVARDPATGQLGVGAQTHFFGVGTLLPWAEAGVGAVATQAFVNVGYGPRGLELLRAGVPAATTVDLLLAEDPDAAYRQVGVVDARGSLGVHTGGSCAPYAASARGHQVSVQGNMLAAPEVCQAALAAFESAGGDLADRILAGLLGADAAGGDVRGSQSAALRVVSGRRGPAPWQEVVVDLRVDDHPEPLAELSRLLPRSRAFDTVGGVMFARGLTLGPFDGVGPDELDERLRALASAAEVIGPDNREADFWRAVLLARAGRHREAAELFADVVAFRPALLRFAEGLAPLGFLDGEALAAITAHTGGAA
- a CDS encoding alpha/beta fold hydrolase; the protein is MGLDRVDVAGPSGRLSVLRSTGNRPGTPLLLVHPINSAAVVWTGVAALLDRPVVALDLRGHGQSGQAGPFTVEEGYVPDVLAVLESLGLDRVHLAGGSLGGTISVALAALHPHRVASVTTFGSTLGTGVPSEAIEAMVGELDAKGTAGYFADLVPDIVGRAHRESAGIREVMAEAVGARPEAVVAGILHGAFGADIRHLAGRVATTGIPVLAVAGTEDPTCPPAMSRELAAVTGGSARELAGTGHLPMLEETERVAALLRQHTAAGEGQP
- a CDS encoding nuclear transport factor 2 family protein, which gives rise to MSSDLERILAVHQGWYEVNVGLVADRMPVYFPEGDGYHQFNLNGHTYHGVLDKHRLWVNAAKIGLTITAIKDTVGPDVQIFGDVALLTAEGSADVVAPGQTDAVPTPFRTTEFFRRDDGKGNPDWRIWHMHVSVQDPQMPKHGTE